From the genome of Marasmius oreades isolate 03SP1 chromosome 1, whole genome shotgun sequence:
TGATCACGGATGACATAGATGGAGGTCTGCCAGTTTCTGCCCAGTTTCCGCTGAGAGCGGCTTCAAAAAAGGGGGATGCAAAGAACAGGACTTCCTTGTGCGCCCTGGAAGATTAAGATGTACGAAGGGATAACAAGCTCTGCATAGTGCGTACCAGAAAGTAGTACTCTCGACTACAATCTTGACGGTTCCTGGAAATTGGGCATTCTTCGTGAACGTTTCATCAATTTCAATggcttcatcgtcttcatcgatGCTTAGTTCGGAAACGATGTCGTCTGTTTCGCATTCCTCTAGAAGCCAGGGAGGAGAACCCGATGACCTAAAGATACCAGCAGCGGCAGCGTGAGTTTCGGTGGGTGAGCTAAGGGAAGCAGAAGGATTGTTGGGTCCTCTTGAGTTTCGTGCGATAAGTATATGAGACGGGTTGGTCGTCATGGGTAAAGGTGCCAAGTTGTAACACACATCGCAATTCGCAGCGGTCAGATTCTATTTGGCCCTATTTGGCATTATATATCAGATATTTCATTGGGATGCTGATTTGCATAAACATGCTCGTTTGTTGGTTATGAGGCCTAGCCCATAGGACATCCGATCCTAACACCACCTACGATCCCTGGTGTGCGTAAATTGCCTAGTCGGGAATGTACATAATATTGGCTCGCCTGGGTTTTCGATTTTTTCGACATGTCGTGTACCCTAAAAATTAGTAAAATTAGTAAAATAATCAGTGTACAAAATTTCCCTACCCGATCCATATGTATCGAAAACCCGCCCAAATTAGCCGAAAaatatgtaccaaaaacaACGGACGGTTCGGACGTGCCCACCCCTCAAATTGGCAATATTACAATGGAGGTCATCCTATAATTCACCACAGCATTTGCATACGACTGTCGTGggatttttatttttattttctttTGATGTGACATTCCGTTCTTCACTGGAATATCTTTGCAACTGGCAAGCGATTCGTTTAGCTTGAGTTAAGCAATACCAATGATCCCTTGTTCCCTCCTGCTTCTGTCGGCCTCAAACGTCGACCACACTTCCTTTTCGTACCAATCCTGATCCAATACAACTCTCACTCCAGTCAATGCAAGGGCCTCAGTAACGTCCAACGTTGCACGATGAGCTTCTTCCGTTGCAGCAGCAGAGGTAAAGTGGGTGGTATGATTTCCGCCATCAGGAACGGTAGGAATTGCATATCCAGGATGCAATGAAGGGAGCTCTGTGAGTGTACGTGTTGGATGAGTTGTGAGCATGAAGATGACCAGAACTGACCATATCCAACATTGCCGAAATCCGTGCTCGCACTCTTAATCCCCCATCTTTCCCTCTCTACTCTCCCATACTTAGCTCCGAACGTCCTTTCAATATCTTTACCTAACCCAACATTCTGCCTCAAATCGTACGTCCCGTCATGAACCGTCACTTTCATGGTGCAACCAGTGGCTTTCGCAGCTGCTCTATACAATCTATTGTATTAGATGTTATGCAAAATAGGTAAGTGAGACCACACTCAAAGCAGGGCAAGACCTTCTTCATTACTTCCTCCTGCTCAGCGCGTGTCGGTGCGCGAACCACTGCTATGTATTTAGCGTACGCCGGAATAACTGTATAGTAATGAGATTGGGTACTACACGGCAGCCATCGAACTCACTGTTTAGTGCCCAATCTTGTCCTTCAAAGATACTATGGATTCTACAGGCCGAGGGCACCTGCTGGCGAAGTAAGGCAATGTTGGTATATGTAAGGACCGCCGCATCGAGAGCATTCTTCCCTTCCCAAGGTCTTTTTTTAAACCCTCAGCATTTTTGCAGACATCGAGAAAGGAGAAGAGTATGTATTCACGACAAGGCAGCATGAGCAGCACAACCGAAAAACTCTGCTTCAATCTTCTTGAGCGCCAGACAACTAGTCAAGGAGATTGTGTTCCTAGGGCCGGGAGCTGGATGTACCATCAGACAAGCCGCCATCTGTTTGTAGGCTCCCGCTTTGAGTAGCTGTAGTTTTCCGTGGCCTCGCTCCTCTGCTGGAGTACCCAAGAGGATAATTTTTCCTGGGAGACGATGTCTCTCGAATACCGCCTTGATTCCTGCGCAGGGGTCAACTTGCTGCAGCCTTTAGTCAATGGAGACTCCAGGATTAGGCGTACCTAGTGCAATAGCGACCCCTGCAATTGCAATTAGATTGTGCCCACACGCATGCCCGATTTTTGGCAAAGCGTCCATCTCAGAATTGATTCCAATGACCCTGGTATCCTCTTTCGCCTCGGGACTCGCATATGTCGCAAGCCAAGCGGTAGACAATTCAAAGTTGGGTGTCACTTTCCATCCTTCCTGCTTCTTCATGAAATCAACCAGAATGTCATGGGTCTTGTGTTCCGCGAAGGCCAATTCAGGATGAGAATGGACTGACAAAGAGAGCTCGCGGAGTTCGTTGTATCGACTCGAGATAGTCTCGGAGATCGTTGCAAGGTATTCTGGATTCCATATTTCCGCTTCAGCATTGAGCTCTGGCTTATTCCATTCGTCAGAATCGTCAAGGCGCCATAGAACGGTATTCCAGTCATCGTTTTTCATGGCCATCGTGAACAGATTGAGGGGGCGATATAGCAATAAGGAAAGGCGCAGTCGCACGCAGAGATTATCTGACAAAGCTAGTCGATGACGTCATCAAGTTACATTATGTAAATACAACATCTATGTGGTTActttttgcttcttcatcaccttGATGCCTAACGAATTCCGCTTGACATCCTTCTTTTTCGCCTCCGATGGCTTGGGAGACAGGATGATAGTCTTCTTCACATCCAACAAGGACTTCGCCGAATCGGACAGCAAGCTGTGCACAGTCGGTTCATCTCCTGTCGCATCAGCCTTTCTTTTGATCGTGACCGTCGTGGAACTTCCGCTTGCTCCAGAACTGGAAGCAACTGGCATATCAACCCTCGAAAACACTTTTCTTACCAACTtctcatcttcttcgtcatccagcctctttctcttcatctcttcattctcctcctcttctcgcTCTCTTTTGCCGAGTACCTCGACAACGTCAACGGTATTCCCTGCCCTCTCAAGTCGCGCATTTCTAGCCCTGATGTCCTGTAGTGCATCGAGTATGTCCATCTCTCTTTTAGAATCGACCGTTCGATTTTCCAGAGCTTTCATGGGATTgttctcctcttcttccaactTGGCTAGTCGatcctcttcttctacaGCTGCTTCTTCGCGCCATGGCTCAAAGTTTCGCGATGCACCATGTTCGGCAGTATAATCGGTGTTCTTGGGATCGGTCTTGAAAGTTATTTCGGCGGAGCAGAGTGTGCTTAAATCGATAACTTCACCTGTGCCCAACGACCAGAGTAAAACATACGCACCATTTGATATAAAACCTAAATATCTTGATACCATAATAATCCTCCCCTTCGACAGTCTCCTTCCTCGCGTTGAACTTTTTCCCTTTGTAGATGTACTCTCCACAAGTATTGCATCGCCTAAAGCGCAGCATGTGTCAGCCATAGAAAGATGTACCGATAGTAGATGTTACATTGAGAACGGTGCCATTAAACGCACGACTTGCTGTGAATTACGTGGTACTTTGCGTCGAGGGATGAGGTCCGGATCGAAATCCGGGGGGAAGTACTTATTGAGAACTAGAAGGATGTCAGTATCATTCGTGCATGAGAGAGGACATACAGACCTTTACGTTCAGACATTGTGACGGTaagaggaaaaagagaacAGTTGATGACTAATCCATACAAAACTTACAAGTATACATGTTATGTCCCTCAACAAGTCACTCACCTTCAATCGTGATTTACAAGTTATTTTTCTCAGTATTCACCACTCACGGCTTTTCCCAGAAACCGTTCGTGGCATAACTGACTTCAGTGTGTTCAACCCCAAGCTCTTGCTCGAAGAGGATCTATTCAACAGCTACTAGTTGAAGTTGCAATACATACGATTCTCTATGTCAGACAAGTCTACCCAGCCGACTTATTTGTACGACGCAAGAAATATGACACTCCTGTCTTCCAGTCACGACATCCAGGACTGAATGAATATATTTCTGGGGCAGTCAAAGCGATCGGTGAAGAACTCGTTCGGGTCCGATTTCCATTTGCtttcgaaaaaaaaattgaGGCTCAGTCGAAGTATCAGGGCGATGTCGATAAAGTGATAGTCGTGATTAAGGACAAGGATCAGCTCGCGCTAGAACGGTTCATCTTCTCCATGGATACAGTGATACAAGTGGAAACGTTCAACAAAGAGACCAGGTAGCGTTTACTCCTCTTTTCTCCAACGAGGCACGCCCACGCCTTTGCGTCTAGCGTGGAGGACGCGATGTCACCGCAAGCACTCGGTCAATATTTTCGATCGTTCCTCGTTAAACTCAACTTTGTTGAGTCCCAATTAGGCCAGATATACCTTGGAGACGACGTGTCGTTTGCCATCCTCCTGGAG
Proteins encoded in this window:
- a CDS encoding uncharacterized protein (MEROPS:MER0014418) — translated: MAMKNDDWNTVLWRLDDSDEWNKPELNAEAEIWNPEYLATISETISSRYNELRELSLSVHSHPELAFAEHKTHDILVDFMKKQEGWKVTPNFELSTAWLATYASPEAKEDTRVIGINSEMDALPKIGHACGHNLIAIAGVAIALGIKAVFERHRLPGKIILLGTPAEERGHGKLQLLKAGAYKQMAACLMVHPAPGPRNTISLTSCLALKKIEAEFFGCAAHAALSPWEGKNALDAAVLTYTNIALLRQQVPSACRIHSIFEGQDWALNIIPAYAKYIAVVRAPTRAEQEEVMKKVLPCFEAAAKATGCTMKVTVHDGTYDLRQNVGLGKDIERTFGAKYGRVERERWGIKSASTDFGNVGYELPSLHPGYAIPTVPDGGNHTTHFTSAAATEEAHRATLDVTEALALTGVRVVLDQDWYEKEVWSTFEADRSRREQGIIGIA
- a CDS encoding uncharacterized protein (BUSCO:EOG092655M5), producing MSERKVLNKYFPPDFDPDLIPRRKVPRNSQQVVRLMAPFSMRCNTCGEYIYKGKKFNARKETVEGEDYYGIKIFRFYIKCTLCSAEITFKTDPKNTDYTAEHGASRNFEPWREEAAVEEEDRLAKLEEEENNPMKALENRTVDSKREMDILDALQDIRARNARLERAGNTVDVVEVLGKREREEEENEEMKRKRLDDEEDEKLVRKVFSRVDMPVASSSGASGSSTTVTIKRKADATGDEPTVHSLLSDSAKSLLDVKKTIILSPKPSEAKKKDVKRNSLGIKVMKKQKVTT